DNA sequence from the Triticum aestivum cultivar Chinese Spring unplaced genomic scaffold, IWGSC CS RefSeq v2.1 scaffold224198, whole genome shotgun sequence genome:
TCGCTAATTAGTTTTCCTGTCGATGACCTCCTGAATCATAGGCCCGAGGACCTCAAGCGTCATTGGTTTGGGTACAAAGTCATCAGCACCGGCACTCATGAACGCCTCCATGGCGTTATCATCAGCGGACACCCCGATGATCTTCACATCGGTGGCTCCCATAGCACGGATCTTCATGACTGCCTGTGGAGTAAGATGTACAAGTGTCGGTGAGCTGACCATCCAATATATGGAAAAGAAAGAAACCGTAAATTAACTCAAGTGCGTACCTCAGGACCGGTCATTATGGGCATGTCCTTGTCACACAGAACAATGTCGAACTTGTTACCCTCAAGGAACATATCGACAGCTTCTTTCCCATTCTTAACCAGGGTGACCTCACAGTGAAATCTGCGTAGCATGAAGGAGAGAACCATGCTGTCAACCTTAATATCCTCAACAAGCAGTGCCTTGAGGGATGATGCCATGATCAGCTAGCTAAAATAACTGCAAACAGAATTAATAAGGATA
Encoded proteins:
- the LOC123177463 gene encoding two-component response regulator ORR42-like, yielding MASSLKALLVEDIKVDSMVLSFMLRRFHCEVTLVKNGKEAVDMFLEGNKFDIVLCDKDMPIMTGPEAVMKIRAMGATDVKIIGVSADDNAMEAFMSAGADDFVPKPMTLEVLGPMIQEVIDRKTN